Proteins encoded together in one Argiope bruennichi chromosome 1, qqArgBrue1.1, whole genome shotgun sequence window:
- the LOC129967159 gene encoding RING finger protein 11-like yields MGNCLKSVSTDDISLLRENQSARESSSDQLGPPPPYQETVSVPVYYPSPNVSRPASQLTEEEQIKIAQRIGLIQHLPTGKYDGSKKNRECVICMGEFNFGDPIRFLPCMHIYHTDCIDDWLMRSFTCPSCMEPVDAALLTTYQTN; encoded by the exons ATGGGAAATTGTTTGAAATCTGTTTCAACTGATGACATATCTTTATTACGAGAAAATCAGAGTGCTAGAGAATCTTCATCAGATCAACTTGGACCACCACCACCATACCAA GAAACTGTATCTGTCCCAGTATATTACCCTTCACCTAATGTAAGTCGACCAGCTTCACAGTTGACTGAAGAAGAGCAGATAAAAATAGCTCAAAGGATTGGACTCATACAGCATCTTCCTACTGGGAAATATGATGGAAGTAAAAAGAATAGAGA ATGTGTCATATGTATGGGAGAATTCAACTTTGGGGATCCAATTCGATTTTTACCTTGCATGCATATCTACCACACTGATTGTATTGATGATTGGCTGATGAGGTCATTTACATGTCCATCTTGCATGGAGCCTGTTGATGCAGCTCTTTTAACCACATACCAGACAAACTGA
- the LOC129974223 gene encoding uncharacterized protein LOC129974223, whose translation MSTTAPCRFWLPQPCTPSSTFYSPQLLSSSLSSEHLGFFPHHPAIYLEESFTYLEKEDTEEKNTDALQELPKLSGNITDMTMCAIYPLLALTSDTGLVSVYNWIAKEIICSYSYILSATTVIWPNPKLDGVGASIIVGFGDGTLRWFKLVKEDAKQTPEQNLDSEEKEKDMTDEEREKIIQEEDGTKASNEAQEGNLDLNISKKQETSSSEEMLVEDKEQDSISEILQHKDNEHEHVAADEKEEDEEYNLKLQAVTKPHTDAISCLGVNEESLVLVSQGLDSKLFFFHLKDFDFIPLGFYINNHIVNSFGFLNYSNDSEFNQDSVHLLIFCKHSYILEVDIPSIFSDATDDSRLTYCIEKFNCQIYKINGLLKYHELGDRVSDINLDEVSDIGRDVLLNLKYQEKKKKREAKEQELGISGPPVPPKILSHLPSKFPGRLWLSLGKNDSGYLFEFQFIKEFQEEPIEFIPCRAVEIITANYVPIISMNFSFCGKFLYMGLEDGTLHYCCLHDLFEPSSSYGFEKLEVPGSAPHSVENAYASPDGRLFLVAPKLLSSSRRRPKHS comes from the exons ATGAGCACAACAGCCCCTTGCAGATTTTGGCTGCCTCAACCATGCACACCTTCCAGCACTTTCTATTCCCCGCAACTCCTTTCcagttctttatcctcagaacactTGGGTttctttccacatcacccagccATCTATTTGGAG GAAAGCTTTACTTACCTTGAAAAAGAAGATACTGAAGAGAAAAATACAGACGCTTTGCAAGAATTACCAAAATTATCTGGTAATATTACTGACATGACTATGTGTGCTATATATCCATTACTTGCTCTGACTTCTGATacag GTTTGGTCTCTGTCTATAATTGGATtgctaaagaaattatttgttcttaTTCCTACATATTATCAGCAACTACTGTCATATGGCCAAATCCTAAa TTGGATGGTGTTGGTGCTTCAATAATTGTAGGTTTTGGTGATGGTACTCTACGTTGGTTCAAGTTAGTAAAAGAGGATGCAAAACAAACACCAGAACAGAATTTGGACTCTGAAGAGAAGGAGAAAGATATGACAGATgaagaaagagagaaaataatACAAGAGGAAGATGGAACTAAAGCTTCCAACGAGGCACAAGAAGGAAATTTAGAtcttaatattagcaaaaaacaAGAAACCAGTTCTTCAGAGGAAATGCTTGTTGAAGACAAAGAACAAGATAGCATTAGTGAAATTTTGCAACACAAGGACAATGAACATGAGCATGTTGCTGCAGATGAAAAAGAAGAAGATGAAGAGTATAACTTAAAATTACAAGCTGTAACTAAACCCCATACAGATGCAATTAGTTGTTTAGGTGTTAATGAAGAGTCATTAGTTCTAGTTTCACag GGTTtggattcaaaattattctttttccatttgaaaGATTTTGACTTTATACCTTTGggcttttatataaataatcatatagTTAATAGTTTTGGATTTCTGAATTATAGCAATGATTCTGAATTTAATCAG GATTCAGTAcatcttttgatattttgtaaaCACAGTTATATATTAGAAGTTGATATTCCAAGCATATTTTCTGATGCAACTGATGATTCTCGCTTGActtattgcattgaaaaatttaattgccagatttataaaattaatggacttttaaaatatcacgag TTGGGAGATCGGGTTTCTGACATTAATCTTGATGAAGTATCTGATATTGGAAGAGATGTTTtgctaaatttgaaatatcaggaaaagaaaa aaaaaagagaaGCTAAAGAACAAGAACTTGGCATTTCTGGTCCTCCTGTGCCTCCTAAAATTTTAAGCCATCTACCTTCAAAATTCCCTGGTCGATTATGGCTTTCCTTG GGCAAAAATGATTCTGGATATCTTTTTGAATTCCAATTTATTAAGGAATTTCAAGAGGAACCTATAGAATTTATTCCATGTAGAGCCGTTGAAATCATTACTGCCAACTATGTTCCTATTATTTCCATGAATTTCAG tTTTTGTGGAAAGTTTTTGTATATGGGCCTTGAAGATGGGACACTGCATTATTGCTGCTTGCATGATCTTTTTGAACCTTCATCCAGTTATGGCTTTGAAAAATTGGAAGTTCCTGGTTCTGCTCCCCATAGTGTTGAAAATGCATATGCTTCACCTGATGGAAG